The following are encoded in a window of Methylocystis rosea genomic DNA:
- a CDS encoding DUF721 domain-containing protein: MRAKGFKARSLADYVARELDPLIAARGFGEASLLLCWREIVGARIARICAPASLQWPPQRRAKPADPSPGKRREKTPREPATLVLRVDPGFGLEAQHLAPTIIDRVNAHLGWRCVARIALRQEAIHPAAASRPSLGRASKPDAAARARAIAAAEGVAEEGLRDALIRLGERALAGPSGAPGDA; encoded by the coding sequence ATGCGCGCCAAAGGCTTCAAAGCGCGCTCGCTCGCGGATTACGTTGCGCGCGAACTCGACCCGCTCATCGCCGCGCGCGGCTTCGGAGAAGCTTCGCTGCTCTTGTGCTGGCGTGAGATCGTCGGGGCGCGAATCGCGCGTATCTGCGCGCCCGCCTCGCTGCAGTGGCCGCCGCAGCGGCGGGCGAAGCCGGCCGACCCGTCGCCGGGCAAACGCCGCGAAAAGACGCCGCGAGAGCCGGCGACTCTCGTGCTGCGCGTGGACCCCGGCTTCGGGCTTGAGGCGCAGCATCTCGCCCCGACCATTATCGATCGGGTCAATGCCCATCTCGGCTGGCGCTGCGTCGCGCGGATCGCGCTACGACAGGAAGCGATACACCCCGCAGCTGCGTCTCGGCCGAGCCTTGGCCGCGCGTCCAAGCCCGACGCGGCGGCGCGCGCGCGCGCCATCGCGGCGGCCGAGGGCGTCGCCGAGGAAGGCCTGCGCGACGCGCTTATCAGACTCGGCGAACGCGCGCTCGCCGGCCCGAGCGGCGCGCCCGGCGACGCTTGA
- a CDS encoding A/G-specific adenine glycosylase → MIKPRARSTKPGAALLAWYDVHRRDLPWRARAGEAPDPYRIWLSEIMLQQTTVATVKERYAAFLSRWPAIDDLARAPLDDVLAQWAGLGYYARARNLHACARAVVDSARGFPREEAALRRLPGIGPYTAAAIAAIAFDQPCVAVDGNVERVVARLHAIETPPRKIAPLVREKAAALMNPARPGDSVQALMELGALVCAPRTPDCPACPLSSFCAARRLGAQSDYPARELKRPKPRRRGAIFILRRGDEALLLRRPLRGLFGGMNAFPSTPLTQDIAAAEFSGFAPCAARWRALEEPVTHVFTHFALEATVFVAQTRAKAAPSDCRWAARANLGKEGLPTLMRKAAARAGLLDA, encoded by the coding sequence ATGATAAAGCCTCGCGCGAGATCGACCAAACCGGGCGCGGCGCTGCTCGCCTGGTACGACGTCCATCGGCGCGACCTGCCCTGGCGCGCGCGGGCCGGCGAAGCGCCGGACCCCTATCGGATTTGGCTTTCCGAAATCATGTTGCAGCAGACGACCGTCGCGACGGTGAAGGAGCGCTATGCGGCCTTCCTGTCGCGCTGGCCGGCGATCGATGATCTGGCGCGCGCGCCGCTCGATGACGTTCTCGCGCAATGGGCGGGGCTCGGCTATTACGCCCGGGCACGCAATCTGCACGCCTGCGCCCGCGCGGTCGTGGATTCCGCCCGCGGATTTCCGCGCGAGGAAGCGGCGCTGCGCCGGCTTCCCGGAATAGGTCCCTATACGGCGGCGGCGATCGCCGCCATCGCTTTCGATCAGCCCTGCGTCGCCGTCGACGGCAATGTCGAGCGCGTCGTCGCGCGTCTGCACGCGATCGAGACGCCGCCGCGCAAGATTGCGCCGCTCGTTCGCGAAAAGGCCGCGGCGCTCATGAACCCCGCGCGCCCCGGCGATTCCGTTCAGGCGCTGATGGAGCTCGGCGCGCTTGTTTGCGCGCCGCGTACGCCGGACTGCCCTGCCTGTCCGCTGTCGTCTTTCTGCGCCGCGCGGCGTCTCGGCGCGCAGAGCGACTACCCAGCGCGCGAGCTCAAGCGGCCGAAGCCCAGACGCCGCGGCGCGATCTTTATCCTGCGGCGCGGCGACGAGGCGTTGCTCCTGCGCCGGCCCCTGCGGGGGCTCTTTGGCGGCATGAACGCCTTTCCTTCGACGCCTTTGACGCAGGACATCGCCGCCGCGGAATTCTCGGGTTTCGCGCCCTGCGCGGCGCGGTGGCGCGCGCTCGAAGAGCCGGTGACGCATGTGTTCACCCATTTCGCCCTGGAGGCGACAGTATTCGTTGCGCAAACGCGCGCCAAAGCGGCGCCTTCAGATTGCCGCTGGGCGGCGCGCGCCAATCTCGGTAAAGAAGGATTGCCCACCCTCATGCGCAAGGCCGCCGCTCGCGCCGGACTTCTCGACGCATGA
- a CDS encoding Imm74 family immunity protein: MARRAGGYQVEVTEGAIRVRRAGKTLTIPAAPPDGESEEDADFIVRLDDLEHWDAPDDETPIGIEELQKILDAVEKQLEKHGLSADFE; the protein is encoded by the coding sequence ATGGCGCGACGCGCAGGCGGCTATCAGGTCGAAGTGACGGAGGGCGCGATTCGCGTGCGCCGCGCCGGGAAAACGCTCACCATCCCCGCCGCGCCGCCGGACGGCGAATCTGAAGAAGACGCCGATTTCATCGTGCGTCTCGACGACCTCGAACATTGGGACGCGCCCGATGATGAAACGCCGATCGGCATCGAGGAGCTGCAGAAAATTCTCGACGCGGTCGAAAAGCAGCTCGAAAAGCACGGTTTGAGCGCGGATTTCGAATAG
- the glpK gene encoding glycerol kinase GlpK produces MSKLLGALDQGTTSTRFVLMDKVGGIVAKAQREHRQIYPRPGWVEHDAAEIWRNAQSVIQAALAEANLSASDLSAVGVTNQRETTVLWDAATGAPLHHAIVWMDTRTQAAVDRIAAQGLGDLVRAKTGLPLATYFSALKLGWLLDEIPGARERAARGAALFGTIDSWIIWNLTGGPGGGRHVIDATNASRTQLMNLETLQWDDELLRIFDIPAACLPKICSSSEVYGECVGALAGVPLAGALGDQQAALLGQACVNVGDAKNTYGTGCFLLMNVGETSRISTKGLLTTLAYQLGDAKPCYALEGSIAIAGALVQWLRDNLGIIKESREIEALARSVPDNGDVYFVPAFSGLFAPRWRGDARGIIAGLTRFSNKGHIARAALEAAAFQTREVLAAMIADAGVEISALKVDGGMAGSDLLMQFQADVIDAPVVRPSQLELTAVGAAYAAGLAVGVYKSLDDIATHTRQSRRFTPHMRPQERARLIASWEKAVERSLGWAV; encoded by the coding sequence ATGTCCAAACTCCTGGGCGCCCTCGATCAGGGCACGACGAGCACCCGCTTTGTCTTGATGGACAAGGTCGGCGGGATCGTCGCTAAGGCGCAGCGCGAGCACCGGCAAATCTATCCCCGCCCCGGCTGGGTCGAACATGACGCGGCCGAGATTTGGCGCAATGCGCAGAGCGTGATCCAAGCGGCGCTGGCCGAGGCCAACCTCTCGGCCAGCGACCTCTCGGCCGTCGGCGTCACCAATCAGCGCGAGACGACGGTCTTGTGGGATGCGGCGACCGGCGCGCCGCTTCATCACGCGATCGTCTGGATGGATACGCGCACGCAGGCCGCCGTCGACCGGATCGCGGCGCAAGGTCTGGGCGATCTTGTCCGCGCAAAGACGGGACTGCCGCTCGCGACCTATTTTTCCGCGCTCAAGCTCGGCTGGCTTCTCGACGAAATCCCCGGCGCCCGCGAAAGAGCGGCGCGGGGCGCGGCGCTGTTCGGCACGATCGATTCCTGGATCATCTGGAATCTGACCGGCGGCCCCGGCGGCGGCCGTCATGTCATCGACGCGACCAACGCCTCGCGCACGCAGCTGATGAATCTCGAAACACTGCAATGGGACGATGAGCTGCTGCGGATCTTCGACATTCCCGCGGCATGCCTGCCGAAAATATGCTCGTCGAGCGAAGTCTATGGGGAATGCGTCGGCGCGCTCGCCGGCGTTCCGCTCGCCGGCGCGCTTGGAGACCAGCAGGCCGCGCTGCTCGGGCAAGCCTGCGTCAATGTTGGCGACGCCAAGAACACTTATGGCACCGGCTGTTTTCTGCTGATGAACGTCGGGGAGACCTCGCGCATATCGACCAAGGGCCTGCTGACGACGCTCGCCTATCAGCTTGGCGACGCAAAACCCTGTTACGCGCTGGAAGGCTCGATCGCGATCGCCGGCGCTCTGGTGCAGTGGCTACGCGACAATCTCGGGATCATCAAAGAGAGCCGCGAGATCGAAGCGCTGGCGAGGAGCGTGCCGGACAATGGCGACGTCTATTTCGTGCCGGCCTTCTCTGGACTTTTCGCGCCACGATGGCGTGGCGACGCCCGCGGGATCATCGCCGGGCTGACGCGTTTCTCCAACAAGGGCCATATCGCCCGCGCGGCGCTCGAAGCCGCGGCGTTTCAGACCCGCGAAGTCCTGGCGGCGATGATCGCCGACGCGGGCGTTGAGATCAGCGCGCTCAAGGTCGATGGCGGCATGGCGGGGAGCGATTTGTTGATGCAGTTTCAGGCCGACGTCATCGACGCGCCGGTCGTCCGCCCCAGCCAGCTGGAGTTGACGGCGGTCGGCGCCGCCTATGCGGCGGGCCTCGCCGTCGGCGTTTACAAAAGCCTGGATGACATCGCCACGCACACGCGACAATCGCGTCGCTTTACGCCCCATATGAGACCGCAGGAGCGCGCGCGCCTGATCGCATCCTGGGAAAAGGCCGTCGAGCGTTCCCTCGGCTGGGCGGTCTGA
- a CDS encoding (2Fe-2S)-binding protein codes for MIVCSCNVLSDRDVRDTLGPRGDRPSVSAVFRHMGCEAKCGRCVRSIVAIVDQHAARGLDECSGSGDCEGCRADELAA; via the coding sequence ATGATCGTCTGTTCGTGCAACGTCCTGTCGGACCGCGATGTGCGCGATACGCTTGGGCCACGCGGTGACCGGCCTTCGGTTTCAGCTGTGTTCCGGCATATGGGCTGCGAGGCGAAATGCGGGCGCTGCGTGCGCAGCATTGTCGCCATCGTCGACCAGCACGCCGCGAGAGGATTGGATGAGTGCTCGGGGAGCGGCGATTGTGAAGGCTGTCGCGCCGACGAATTGGCGGCGTAA
- the bfr gene encoding bacterioferritin produces MRGDAKVIDYLNRGLRAELTAVNQYWLHYRIFHNWGFLELAKKWREESIEEMRHADHFAERILFLEGFPNMQVLDPLRIGQSVEEIVKADLETEFAARELYLEAAAYCLSINDRVSEQLFEGVVKSEEKHIDFLETQLELIKQLGVQLYSQKHVGELHSS; encoded by the coding sequence ATGCGCGGTGACGCGAAGGTCATCGACTATCTCAATCGCGGGTTGCGCGCAGAATTGACCGCGGTCAATCAATACTGGCTGCACTACCGCATATTCCACAATTGGGGTTTTCTCGAACTCGCCAAGAAATGGCGGGAAGAGTCGATCGAGGAGATGCGTCACGCGGATCATTTCGCCGAGCGTATCCTCTTCCTTGAGGGCTTCCCGAATATGCAGGTGCTCGATCCGCTGCGCATCGGCCAATCCGTCGAGGAGATCGTTAAGGCGGACCTCGAGACCGAGTTCGCCGCCCGCGAGCTGTATCTCGAAGCCGCGGCCTATTGTCTCTCGATCAATGATCGCGTTTCCGAGCAGCTTTTCGAAGGCGTGGTGAAGAGCGAGGAAAAGCACATCGACTTCCTCGAGACGCAGCTTGAGTTGATCAAGCAGCTCGGCGTCCAGCTTTACTCGCAAAAGCACGTCGGCGAGTTGCACTCCTCCTGA
- a CDS encoding helix-turn-helix domain-containing protein, with translation MGVEGQDKQKMLQAGALALSGQLGATVQRLRKAYNLSLSELSSQSGVAKSIISQIERNETNPTLATIWRLAQALDVSIERVLQTTEDGPFLEKTSKADTPILVSDDGKCRLEIIGWIKTVEWLQCYEFAAAPGGVLESEAHQRGSVESLSVRDGELEVEVAGAKSSVKAGETLRYRCDRPHIIRNLGKTPAQATMVCILKAAVME, from the coding sequence ATGGGCGTCGAAGGTCAGGACAAGCAAAAAATGTTGCAGGCGGGCGCGCTGGCGCTTTCTGGACAGCTCGGCGCGACCGTGCAGCGGCTGCGGAAAGCCTATAATTTGTCGCTTTCCGAACTCTCTTCGCAATCTGGAGTCGCCAAGTCGATCATCAGCCAGATCGAGCGCAATGAAACCAATCCCACGCTCGCCACCATCTGGCGTCTCGCGCAGGCGCTCGACGTCTCGATCGAGCGGGTATTGCAGACGACGGAAGACGGACCCTTCCTCGAGAAAACCAGCAAAGCGGACACGCCCATCCTGGTCTCCGACGACGGCAAATGCCGGCTCGAGATCATCGGCTGGATCAAGACGGTCGAGTGGCTGCAGTGCTATGAATTCGCCGCCGCGCCTGGAGGCGTATTGGAATCCGAGGCGCATCAGCGCGGCTCGGTCGAGAGCCTGTCCGTGCGCGACGGCGAGCTTGAGGTCGAGGTCGCCGGAGCGAAGTCCAGCGTGAAGGCTGGGGAAACCCTGCGCTATCGCTGCGACCGGCCGCACATTATCCGCAACCTCGGCAAAACGCCGGCGCAGGCGACGATGGTGTGCATTCTGAAGGCGGCGGTGATGGAATGA
- a CDS encoding UDP-2,3-diacylglucosamine diphosphatase, which yields MSDPASEYAVKRYRTLFLSDLHLGARGAQAELLVDFLKHNDADTFYLVGDIVDGWRLKNGWYWPQAHNDVIQKLLRKARKGAHVIYVPGNHDEFAREYTGLNFGGVDVVDHALHETADGKTMLVIHGDQFDIVVRNARWLAFFGDWAYDFAIVVNTWFNRARRMFGVGYWSLSAWAKLKVKNAVNFIGDFENALASEAARRNVDGVICGHIHHATIKTISGKLYVNTGDFVESCTAIAEHDDGAFEILRWHKTAAEREAADAAERARALPERAAAA from the coding sequence ATGTCGGATCCGGCAAGTGAATATGCAGTGAAGCGCTATCGGACGCTGTTTTTGTCCGATCTGCATCTGGGCGCACGCGGCGCCCAGGCTGAACTGCTGGTCGATTTCCTCAAACATAACGACGCCGACACGTTCTATCTTGTCGGCGACATCGTCGACGGCTGGCGGCTGAAAAACGGCTGGTATTGGCCGCAGGCGCATAACGACGTGATTCAAAAGCTGTTGCGCAAGGCTCGTAAGGGCGCGCATGTCATCTACGTGCCGGGCAATCACGACGAATTCGCCCGCGAATACACCGGCCTCAACTTCGGCGGCGTCGATGTCGTCGACCACGCGCTGCATGAAACCGCCGACGGCAAGACCATGCTGGTCATCCACGGCGATCAGTTCGACATCGTCGTGCGCAACGCCCGCTGGCTCGCCTTCTTCGGCGACTGGGCCTATGATTTTGCGATCGTCGTCAACACCTGGTTCAACCGTGCGCGCCGCATGTTCGGCGTCGGCTATTGGTCGCTTTCCGCCTGGGCGAAGCTGAAGGTCAAGAACGCCGTCAATTTCATCGGCGATTTCGAGAACGCCCTCGCGTCCGAGGCGGCCCGCCGCAACGTTGACGGCGTGATCTGCGGACATATCCATCACGCGACGATCAAGACGATCAGCGGCAAGCTCTACGTCAATACCGGAGACTTTGTCGAAAGCTGCACCGCGATCGCCGAACATGACGATGGCGCATTTGAGATTTTGCGGTGGCACAAGACGGCGGCTGAACGCGAGGCGGCCGACGCGGCCGAGCGCGCCAGGGCCTTGCCCGAGAGAGCGGCGGCGGCTTGA
- a CDS encoding glycosyltransferase family 4 protein — protein MRILVATDAWRPQVNGVVRSLETMAQSARALGAEIDFLTPRDFNSLPMPTYPEIALALASPRAVRRRLENGYDHVHIATEGPIGLVTRAVLLRARRSFTTSFHTRFPEYIQARFGLPVGVAYAALRRFHNAGAGVMVSTPSLSRELSERGFRRVLRWSRGVDHALFTPDAATPLPYERPIFLYAGRLAVEKNIEAFLSLDLPGTKLVAGDGPARAGLEAKFPQAKFLGVKTSAELAALYAASDVFVFPSRTDTFGIVLLEAMACGLPVAAYPVTGPLDVIGASGAGALNEDLGTAALAALDISREAARAHALTFTWENCARQFLDNIAYARGAAALGGVGLEALRETSQASAEDRRSVKKRQPVQP, from the coding sequence ATGCGAATATTGGTTGCGACGGACGCCTGGCGTCCGCAGGTCAATGGCGTCGTCCGATCGCTGGAGACCATGGCGCAGTCGGCGCGCGCGCTGGGCGCCGAGATCGACTTTTTGACCCCGCGCGACTTCAATTCGCTGCCCATGCCGACCTATCCGGAGATCGCGCTGGCGCTCGCTTCGCCGCGCGCCGTTCGCCGGCGGCTCGAAAATGGTTATGACCACGTCCATATTGCGACGGAAGGGCCGATCGGCCTTGTGACCCGCGCCGTCCTCTTGCGGGCGCGCCGCTCTTTCACCACGAGCTTCCACACGCGCTTCCCCGAATATATCCAGGCGCGTTTTGGGCTTCCCGTCGGGGTCGCTTATGCGGCGTTGCGCCGCTTCCATAACGCCGGCGCCGGCGTGATGGTGTCGACGCCAAGCCTGTCGCGCGAATTGTCGGAGCGGGGATTTCGGCGGGTCCTGCGCTGGTCGCGCGGCGTGGACCACGCGTTGTTTACCCCCGATGCGGCGACGCCGCTTCCCTATGAGCGGCCGATTTTCCTTTACGCCGGGCGCCTCGCCGTCGAGAAAAACATCGAGGCGTTTTTGTCGCTCGATCTGCCGGGCACGAAGCTTGTCGCCGGCGACGGACCGGCGCGCGCGGGGCTCGAAGCCAAATTTCCGCAGGCGAAATTCCTCGGCGTCAAAACGAGCGCCGAACTTGCGGCGCTCTACGCGGCATCTGACGTCTTTGTTTTTCCGAGCCGCACCGACACGTTCGGCATCGTGCTGCTCGAAGCCATGGCCTGCGGCCTGCCGGTCGCAGCCTATCCGGTCACGGGACCGCTCGACGTCATCGGGGCGAGCGGCGCGGGCGCGCTGAACGAGGATCTAGGGACGGCCGCGCTGGCGGCGCTCGACATCAGCAGGGAGGCGGCGCGCGCGCATGCGCTGACCTTCACCTGGGAGAATTGCGCGCGACAGTTCCTCGACAATATCGCTTATGCGCGCGGCGCGGCCGCGCTCGGCGGCGTCGGCCTTGAGGCGTTGCGCGAAACGAGCCAGGCGTCCGCCGAGGACCGTCGATCGGTGAAAAAGCGGCAGCCCGTCCAACCCTGA
- a CDS encoding HesA/MoeB/ThiF family protein: MSLSPEEIERYARHLVLRDIGGPGQSKLKDARVLVVGAGGLGAPLLQYLAAAGVGALGVVDDDAVSLSNLQRQVIHATQDVGRPKVESARDAIARLNPHVLVEPHALRLDEMNARTLIGRYDVVADGSDNFATRYLVSDACYYERKPLVTAALGGFDASLTTLRPFDRGPDGGPNPTYRCLFPGPPQAGEIPTCEEAGVLGALAGIVGAMMALEVVREIVGFGEGLVGRLLLIDARGMRFETIRYAFDPENPLSGAKAPR, encoded by the coding sequence TTGAGCCTTTCGCCTGAAGAAATCGAACGCTACGCGAGGCATCTCGTGCTGCGCGACATCGGCGGGCCGGGGCAGAGCAAGCTCAAGGATGCGCGTGTTCTCGTCGTCGGCGCTGGCGGCCTCGGCGCGCCGCTGCTGCAATATCTCGCCGCGGCCGGCGTCGGCGCGCTCGGCGTCGTCGACGACGACGCGGTTTCGCTGTCCAACTTGCAGCGCCAGGTGATCCACGCGACGCAGGACGTCGGCCGGCCCAAGGTCGAAAGCGCGCGGGACGCTATCGCGCGCCTCAATCCGCATGTCCTCGTCGAGCCGCATGCGCTGCGACTCGATGAGATGAACGCCCGGACGCTGATCGGGCGCTACGATGTCGTGGCCGACGGTTCGGACAATTTCGCGACGCGCTATCTCGTCTCGGACGCCTGCTATTACGAAAGAAAGCCGCTCGTGACGGCCGCGCTCGGCGGCTTCGACGCGTCGCTGACGACGCTGCGGCCCTTCGACCGCGGTCCCGACGGCGGCCCTAACCCGACCTATCGCTGCCTCTTTCCGGGCCCCCCGCAGGCGGGGGAAATCCCCACCTGCGAAGAAGCCGGCGTTCTCGGCGCGCTGGCCGGAATCGTCGGCGCCATGATGGCGCTCGAAGTCGTTCGCGAGATCGTCGGCTTCGGCGAGGGGCTGGTCGGCCGTCTGCTGCTCATCGACGCGCGCGGCATGCGTTTCGAGACCATCCGCTACGCTTTTGACCCGGAAAATCCGCTGAGCGGCGCTAAAGCGCCGCGATGA
- a CDS encoding RidA family protein: protein MSNIKRIGAGPRMSQAVIRGNAVYTAGQVADKTKGGSVADQTREILAQIDALLAEAGSAKANILSATIYLADIATFAEMNDVWDEWVDKANPPARATVEAKLVAPAYKVEIAIIAAL, encoded by the coding sequence ATGAGCAACATAAAAAGGATCGGCGCGGGGCCGCGTATGAGCCAGGCCGTCATTCGCGGCAACGCCGTCTACACGGCCGGCCAGGTGGCCGACAAGACCAAGGGCGGATCAGTCGCCGATCAGACTCGCGAAATCCTCGCGCAGATCGACGCGCTCCTCGCCGAAGCCGGCAGCGCCAAGGCCAATATCCTGTCGGCGACGATTTACCTTGCCGACATCGCGACCTTTGCGGAGATGAACGACGTTTGGGACGAATGGGTCGACAAGGCCAATCCGCCTGCGCGCGCCACCGTCGAAGCGAAGCTCGTGGCGCCGGCCTACAAGGTTGAGATCGCCATCATCGCGGCGCTTTAG
- a CDS encoding ABC transporter permease — protein MRSRYGYSHIGYLIAIAWPLSHIGVIMSAHLLKTSIAPVGDSPATFVGTGVVPYILCLYPARLLAMAIPQNRQLLNIPVIQPLHLIFSRCILETLNALIVLALFVFVVSLFDIDILPVDTAKAIGAAVFLGIGLGFFNVVMCALVGNFFLLFFILVMIGLYMISGVFLPPTAMPASVREYMAYNPLLHLVEWLRSAYYTSYDIELINKSMVLWVGGISLTLGLIGERFLRGKFFS, from the coding sequence ATGCGCTCACGCTATGGATACAGTCATATCGGCTATTTGATCGCAATCGCCTGGCCGCTTTCGCATATTGGCGTTATCATGTCTGCTCACCTGCTGAAGACCAGCATCGCCCCTGTTGGCGACAGCCCAGCGACGTTCGTCGGAACTGGCGTCGTGCCTTATATATTATGTCTTTATCCTGCACGTCTGTTGGCGATGGCCATTCCGCAGAATCGCCAATTGTTGAACATCCCAGTCATCCAGCCGCTCCATCTCATTTTCAGTCGTTGCATCCTGGAAACGCTCAACGCTCTCATCGTGCTTGCGCTATTCGTGTTTGTCGTCAGCTTGTTCGATATTGACATCTTGCCTGTAGACACCGCCAAAGCGATTGGCGCCGCCGTGTTTCTCGGCATCGGTCTAGGATTTTTCAACGTCGTCATGTGCGCGCTCGTTGGGAATTTTTTTCTGCTTTTCTTCATCCTCGTCATGATTGGCCTTTACATGATCTCGGGCGTCTTTCTGCCGCCGACTGCGATGCCAGCAAGCGTTCGGGAATACATGGCATATAACCCTCTACTGCATCTGGTTGAATGGCTGCGCTCGGCTTATTATACAAGCTACGATATCGAGCTCATCAACAAGTCCATGGTTCTGTGGGTCGGCGGCATCAGCCTGACGCTCGGTCTCATTGGCGAGCGGTTCTTGCGCGGCAAATTCTTCTCCTAA
- the cysN gene encoding sulfate adenylyltransferase subunit CysN — protein sequence MTAPFIADAEILAKAQPSRTRPTLRVLTCGSVDDGKSTLVGRLLYERQLIFDDQLAALRSDSLRHGTLGEEIDFALLVDGLEAEREQGITIDVAYRYFSTPARSFILADAPGHEQYTRNMATGASHAEIAILLVDARKGLLTQTRRHATIASLLGVRHIVLAVNKMDLVDYDEAVFERIVGEFESVAASLAFRSVEAIPISARHGDNVVADSANMPWRDGPSLLTYLENADVETDGGEAPLRLPVQWVNRRSDAFRGFAGAIASGRLQVGDEIVAAASGRKTTIARIVAMGGDLFSAAAPDSVMVTFADEIDASRGDVLCHPTTRPNVADQFAAHLIWMSDDSLLPGRSYLMKINGRSLAASVTDIKHKLDVDTGAKSAAKTLSLNEIGFCNVATAAPVAFDSYDENRTTGAFILIDRFSNATAAAGIIAFPLRRATNIHLQEQSVSKATRARLKHQTPAVLWFTGLSGAGKSTIANLVESKLVERHAHTLMLDGDNVRHGLNKDLGFTEADRVENIRRVGEVAKLMVDAGLIVLCAFISPFRAERRMVRTLVGEQEFIEIFIDAPLDVCKERDPKGLYKRALAGEIKNFTGVDQPYEAPEFPELQLSSAERSAEAIADQIVAYLEANGMLGV from the coding sequence ATGACCGCCCCCTTTATCGCCGATGCGGAAATCCTCGCAAAAGCCCAGCCAAGCCGGACGCGGCCCACTTTGCGGGTCTTGACCTGCGGATCGGTCGACGACGGCAAGTCGACGCTCGTCGGGCGCCTTCTCTATGAACGTCAGCTGATCTTCGATGATCAACTTGCCGCTCTGCGCAGCGACTCGCTGCGGCACGGCACTTTGGGCGAGGAGATCGATTTCGCTTTGCTTGTCGACGGACTTGAGGCCGAACGCGAGCAAGGCATCACGATCGATGTCGCTTACCGCTATTTCTCCACCCCGGCGCGTTCGTTCATTTTGGCCGACGCGCCCGGTCATGAGCAATATACGCGCAACATGGCGACGGGAGCGTCACACGCCGAGATAGCCATACTGCTCGTCGACGCGCGCAAGGGTCTGCTGACTCAGACGCGGCGACATGCGACGATCGCCTCTCTCCTTGGCGTTCGGCACATCGTGCTGGCCGTCAACAAAATGGATCTTGTCGATTACGACGAAGCCGTGTTTGAAAGAATTGTCGGCGAATTTGAAAGCGTCGCCGCATCGCTCGCCTTTCGCTCCGTCGAAGCAATCCCCATCTCCGCCCGCCACGGGGACAATGTCGTCGCCGACTCGGCGAATATGCCCTGGCGTGACGGCCCCAGTCTCTTGACCTATCTCGAAAACGCCGACGTCGAGACTGATGGCGGCGAAGCGCCGCTGCGGCTGCCGGTGCAATGGGTCAATCGCCGAAGCGACGCCTTCCGCGGCTTCGCCGGCGCCATCGCTTCCGGGCGCCTCCAGGTCGGCGATGAAATCGTGGCGGCCGCCTCCGGACGGAAAACCACAATCGCGCGTATCGTCGCCATGGGCGGGGACCTGTTCAGCGCCGCTGCGCCGGACTCGGTCATGGTGACCTTCGCCGACGAAATCGACGCGTCTCGCGGCGACGTTCTCTGCCATCCGACCACGCGCCCGAACGTCGCCGACCAATTCGCCGCGCATCTCATTTGGATGAGCGACGACAGCCTTCTGCCTGGCCGTTCATATTTGATGAAGATCAACGGCCGGTCTCTTGCCGCGAGCGTGACAGACATCAAGCACAAACTCGACGTTGATACTGGCGCAAAGAGCGCCGCCAAAACGCTGAGCCTCAATGAGATCGGCTTTTGCAACGTCGCGACCGCCGCCCCCGTCGCCTTTGACTCTTACGATGAAAACCGCACGACGGGCGCCTTTATCCTGATCGACCGCTTCAGCAATGCGACCGCAGCCGCAGGAATCATCGCCTTCCCTCTGCGACGCGCGACAAACATTCATCTTCAGGAGCAATCCGTCTCCAAGGCGACGCGCGCGCGTCTCAAACATCAGACGCCCGCGGTCCTTTGGTTTACGGGACTTTCCGGCGCGGGAAAATCGACGATCGCCAATCTCGTCGAATCAAAGCTTGTCGAACGTCACGCCCATACGCTGATGCTCGACGGCGACAATGTGCGGCACGGCCTCAACAAGGACCTCGGCTTTACCGAAGCCGACCGCGTCGAAAACATCCGTCGTGTCGGAGAAGTCGCGAAACTGATGGTCGACGCGGGCTTGATCGTGCTTTGCGCCTTCATTTCCCCCTTCCGCGCTGAGCGGCGGATGGTGCGAACGCTGGTCGGCGAACAGGAATTCATCGAGATCTTCATCGACGCGCCTCTCGATGTGTGCAAGGAGCGTGATCCCAAGGGATTGTATAAGCGCGCGCTCGCCGGCGAGATCAAGAATTTTACCGGCGTCGATCAGCCCTATGAAGCGCCTGAGTTTCCCGAACTGCAGCTGAGTTCAGCCGAGCGCTCGGCCGAAGCCATCGCCGATCAGATCGTCGCTTATCTTGAGGCGAACGGGATGTTGGGGGTCTAG